From Streptomyces fungicidicus, one genomic window encodes:
- a CDS encoding trypsin-like peptidase domain-containing protein, translating to MHTHQAPQDTTPFGAGTPQTTAAAPHDTATHPGAAPAPQDPPPFGAPAQHGTHPSAPAAQDAAPFGVPAPQGAATAPHEAAPQHGAPPVAPVAQDAAPFGAPAPTSPHEAAAQHGVPSATPAALDTAPLGAPAPQGNPTAPGETAALHGAPAAPHEAAARQDAGAFGGSGGSGGVPGDGVAVAAIPAQAHPGAQDASAADPWGRYDPWAAAAAAAPLQHAGPAVVSEKQKRRRARRVLVGAALTLALVSGVIGGAVGVYLERNGGVGTVELPQAGKEASERDPGSVAGIAAQALPSVVTLHVSGSGEAGTGTGFVLDGRGHILTNNHVVEPAGDNGDITVTFNSGDTAEATVVGRDSGYDLAVVKVKGVSGLTPLPLGNSDNVRVGDPVVAIGAPFDLAGTVTSGIISARERPITAGGEKGDGSDVSYVDALQTDAPINPGNSGGPLLDARARVVGINSAIRSADGAATPDGGQSGSIGLGFAIPINQGKRVAEELINTGKAVHPVIGITLDMDYSGDGARVAAKGGDGGPPVSTGGPGARAGIKAGDVITEVDGRRVHSGEELIVKTRAHRPGDRLELTLERDGEERTVTLTLGSSGGG from the coding sequence ATCCACACCCACCAGGCGCCCCAGGACACGACACCTTTCGGCGCCGGCACGCCACAGACCACCGCCGCGGCCCCCCACGACACCGCCACACACCCCGGTGCAGCCCCGGCCCCCCAGGACCCCCCGCCCTTCGGCGCTCCCGCACAACACGGCACGCACCCGTCGGCCCCCGCCGCCCAGGACGCCGCGCCTTTCGGTGTTCCCGCGCCGCAGGGCGCCGCGACGGCACCGCATGAGGCTGCCCCGCAGCACGGCGCGCCTCCGGTGGCCCCCGTCGCCCAGGACGCCGCGCCCTTTGGCGCCCCCGCGCCAACGTCACCGCACGAGGCTGCCGCACAGCACGGTGTGCCCTCAGCGACCCCCGCCGCCCTGGACACGGCGCCCCTTGGCGCTCCAGCGCCGCAAGGCAACCCGACAGCACCGGGCGAGACTGCCGCGCTGCACGGCGCGCCGGCGGCACCGCACGAAGCTGCCGCGCGGCAGGACGCCGGGGCGTTCGGTGGTTCTGGGGGGTCGGGCGGCGTGCCGGGTGACGGCGTGGCTGTCGCGGCCATTCCCGCGCAGGCGCACCCGGGCGCCCAGGACGCGTCGGCCGCCGATCCCTGGGGGCGTTACGACCCCTGGGCCGCGGCGGCCGCCGCGGCGCCGTTGCAGCACGCCGGGCCCGCCGTGGTCAGCGAGAAGCAGAAGCGCCGCCGTGCCCGGCGGGTGCTCGTCGGGGCCGCCCTGACGCTCGCGCTGGTGTCCGGCGTCATCGGCGGCGCGGTAGGCGTCTACCTGGAGCGCAACGGGGGCGTGGGGACCGTGGAGCTCCCCCAGGCCGGCAAGGAGGCGTCCGAACGCGACCCCGGCAGTGTCGCCGGCATCGCCGCGCAGGCGCTCCCCAGCGTCGTCACCCTGCACGTCAGCGGCTCCGGCGAGGCCGGCACCGGCACCGGCTTCGTGCTCGACGGCCGCGGCCACATCCTCACCAACAACCACGTCGTCGAGCCCGCCGGCGACAACGGCGACATCACCGTCACCTTCAACAGCGGCGACACCGCCGAAGCCACCGTCGTCGGCCGCGACAGCGGCTACGACCTGGCCGTCGTGAAGGTGAAGGGCGTCAGCGGACTCACCCCCCTGCCGCTCGGCAACTCCGACAACGTGCGGGTCGGCGACCCCGTCGTCGCCATCGGCGCCCCCTTCGACCTGGCCGGCACCGTCACCTCCGGCATCATCAGCGCCAGGGAGCGGCCGATCACCGCCGGCGGCGAGAAGGGCGACGGCAGCGACGTGTCGTACGTCGACGCCCTGCAGACCGACGCCCCGATCAACCCCGGCAACTCCGGCGGCCCCCTGCTGGACGCCCGGGCCCGGGTGGTCGGCATCAACTCGGCCATCCGCTCCGCCGACGGCGCCGCCACCCCGGACGGCGGCCAGTCCGGCTCCATAGGGCTCGGCTTCGCCATCCCCATCAACCAGGGCAAGCGCGTCGCCGAGGAGCTGATCAACACCGGGAAGGCGGTCCACCCGGTGATCGGCATCACCCTCGACATGGACTACAGCGGCGACGGCGCCCGCGTCGCCGCCAAGGGCGGTGACGGCGGCCCTCCGGTCAGCACCGGAGGCCCCGGCGCCAGGGCCGGGATCAAGGCCGGCGACGTCATCACCGAGGTCGACGGACGGCGCGTCCACTCCGGCGAGGAGCTCATCGTCAAGACCCGCGCCCACCGCCCCGGGGACCGACTGGAACTCACCCTGGAACGGGACGGCGAGGAGCGCACGGTCACCCTGACGCTCGGTTCGTCGGGTGGCGGCTGA
- a CDS encoding anti-sigma factor family protein translates to MSGSQPKSAEGHLAEQHLGDRLSALVDGELGHDARERVLAHVATCAKCKAEVDAQRRLKNVFAAAAPPPPSESFLARLQGLPAGGDLGDGGSPLGGAGLPGGTPGRFGGGSGVFGTRRNERFEFAYTPVRGHEPGPAAVDGRGFGIHDVSRHDHDRTSSRGLRFAFVAAGAVSLAAIALGGVTTSAPTDAEARGSGKGSNVTPMRTQGTGAAIPDSQRRRGVGPLLGQLAGGSAPAETPAAPTAASAPLLPGVPPPPQRHPSLGTPTTGGATVMSPLIQPLTSTPPLTLTAWVSSATLRDPGLVTAAPTAAPPPTAR, encoded by the coding sequence GTGAGCGGTTCACAGCCGAAGTCCGCCGAGGGACACCTCGCGGAGCAGCATCTGGGAGACCGACTCTCCGCCCTGGTGGACGGGGAGCTCGGTCATGACGCGCGCGAGCGCGTACTGGCGCACGTCGCCACCTGTGCCAAGTGCAAGGCCGAGGTGGACGCGCAGCGCCGTCTGAAGAACGTCTTCGCGGCGGCGGCGCCCCCGCCGCCCTCCGAGAGCTTCCTGGCCCGCCTCCAGGGGCTGCCGGCCGGGGGAGACCTGGGCGACGGCGGTTCGCCGCTGGGCGGCGCGGGCCTGCCGGGCGGCACGCCCGGGCGGTTCGGCGGCGGCTCCGGAGTCTTCGGGACCAGGCGGAACGAGCGCTTCGAGTTCGCGTACACGCCCGTCCGCGGACACGAGCCCGGGCCTGCGGCGGTGGACGGCCGGGGCTTCGGCATCCACGACGTCAGCCGTCACGACCACGACCGCACGTCCTCGCGGGGGCTGCGGTTCGCGTTCGTGGCCGCCGGGGCGGTGTCGCTGGCCGCGATCGCGCTGGGCGGGGTCACCACGAGCGCGCCCACCGACGCGGAGGCGCGCGGCTCGGGCAAGGGCAGCAACGTGACGCCGATGCGCACCCAGGGCACGGGCGCGGCGATTCCCGACTCCCAGCGGCGCCGCGGCGTCGGGCCCCTGCTGGGCCAGCTGGCGGGCGGCAGCGCGCCGGCCGAGACCCCCGCGGCGCCGACCGCGGCCTCCGCGCCGCTGCTGCCCGGGGTTCCGCCCCCGCCGCAGCGCCACCCCAGCCTGGGCACGCCGACGACGGGCGGTGCGACGGTCATGTCTCCCCTGATACAGCCGCTCACCTCCACCCCGCCGCTCACGCTGACCGCATGGGTCTCCTCCGCCACGCTCCGGGACCCCGGCCTGGTCACCGCGGCCCCCACGGCGGCTCCGCCGCCCACGGCCCGCTGA
- a CDS encoding sec-independent translocase → MFNDIGALELVTLIVLAVLVFGPEKLPKVIQDVTRTIRKIRDFSESAKQDIRQELGPEFKDFEFEDLNPKTFIRKQLDNDDLGLKEIRSGFDLKKEMAEVTDAVHGRDSDPSSSSSPASPGSTGGRVDMTKKPEPPAAGERPPFDMDAT, encoded by the coding sequence GTGTTCAATGACATAGGTGCGCTCGAGCTGGTGACGCTCATCGTCCTCGCCGTGCTCGTCTTCGGTCCGGAGAAGCTCCCCAAGGTCATCCAGGACGTGACGCGCACGATAAGGAAGATCCGGGACTTCTCGGAGAGCGCCAAGCAGGACATCCGGCAGGAACTCGGCCCGGAGTTCAAAGACTTCGAGTTCGAGGACCTCAACCCCAAGACGTTCATCCGCAAGCAGCTGGACAACGACGACCTGGGGCTCAAGGAGATCCGCAGCGGCTTCGACCTGAAGAAGGAGATGGCCGAGGTCACGGACGCCGTCCACGGCCGCGACAGCGACCCCTCCTCCTCGTCGTCCCCGGCCTCCCCCGGATCGACCGGTGGACGCGTGGACATGACCAAGAAGCCCGAGCCCCCGGCGGCCGGCGAGCGCCCGCCGTTCGACATGGACGCCACCTGA
- the sigE gene encoding RNA polymerase sigma factor SigE produces the protein MNNTAADQDHAGDPAQTATFSSDADGQAWTPPTWEEIVSMHSGRVYRLAYRLTGNQHDAEDLTQEVFVRVFRSLSTYTPGTFEGWLHRITTNLFLDMVRRKQRIRFDALGDDAAERLASKEPSPQQVFNDAHFDADVQQALDTLAPEFRAAVVLCDIEGLSYEEIAATLGVKLGTVRSRIHRGRSQLRKALAHRSPQARAERRSFVPRVPALGGGGASA, from the coding sequence GTGAACAACACCGCTGCTGACCAAGACCACGCCGGCGACCCGGCCCAGACCGCGACCTTCTCCAGCGACGCGGACGGGCAGGCGTGGACTCCGCCCACCTGGGAGGAGATCGTCAGCATGCACAGCGGCCGGGTGTACCGGCTCGCCTATCGCCTCACCGGCAACCAGCACGACGCCGAGGACCTCACCCAGGAGGTCTTCGTCCGCGTCTTCCGCTCCCTGTCGACGTACACGCCGGGCACCTTCGAGGGCTGGCTGCACCGCATCACCACCAACCTATTCCTGGACATGGTCCGCCGCAAGCAGCGGATCCGCTTCGACGCGCTCGGCGACGACGCGGCCGAGCGGCTCGCCAGCAAGGAGCCCTCGCCCCAGCAGGTCTTCAACGACGCGCACTTCGACGCGGACGTCCAGCAGGCCCTCGACACCCTCGCCCCCGAGTTCCGCGCCGCCGTCGTCCTGTGCGACATCGAGGGCCTCTCGTACGAGGAGATCGCGGCCACCCTGGGCGTCAAGCTCGGCACCGTCCGGTCCCGCATCCACCGCGGCCGTTCCCAGCTGCGCAAGGCACTCGCGCACCGCTCGCCCCAGGCACGTGCGGAGCGCCGCTCCTTCGTGCCGCGTGTTCCCGCACTGGGAGGAGGGGGCGCGAGCGCGTGA